From a region of the Alnus glutinosa chromosome 1, dhAlnGlut1.1, whole genome shotgun sequence genome:
- the LOC133877830 gene encoding cyclin-J18 isoform X4: protein MNYQLPASSFHSTDMRLRLIQFLMRSTQELEVSPNVKYAALSFFADRFYPSLSRLAQGDDTANWLLQPIRESNLQLFALISLWISSKIHDSRPLSVKSLKSLGDKTIKEQHFTTRDFLEAELVLLQVLDFEIGTGNNAFIFFQELYIHFKGVAKVGEVLDFEACMDIMDLLYEKDETSICYSPPCSLAASILVASYVITVPKQRWEFPVLPWVSTGS, encoded by the exons ATGAATTATCAGCTTCCCGCTTCCAGTTTCCACAGCACAGACATGCGGCTTCGACTGATACAGTTCCTCATGCGATCCACTCAG gaactcgAAGTCTCGCCGAATGTCAAATACGCCGCATTATCATTCTTCGCTGATCGATTCTACCCCTCTTTGTCCAG GTTGGCACAAGGCGATGACACGGCAAACTGGCTTTTGCAACCAATAAGAGAGAGCAATTTGCAGTTGTTTGCGCTTATTTCTCTATGGATTTCAAGCAAA ATACATGATTCTCGTCCACTGTCTGTGAAAAGTTTGAAGTCTTTGGGAGACAAGACTATCAAGGAACAACATTTTACTACTCGAGATTTCTTAGAAGCA GAGTTGGTCTTATTGCAG GTGTTGGATTTTGAGATTGGTACAGGAAACAATGCTTTCATATTCTTTCAAGAGCTTTATATTCATTTCAA GGGAGTGGCCAAAGTTGGGGAGGTTTTGGACTTTGAAGCATGCATGGATATCATGGATCTTCTCTATGAAAAGGATGAGACATCAATCTGTTATAGTCCTCCTTGTTCTCTTGCTGCATCAATCTTG GTTGCTTCATATGTCATTACGGTCCCTAAACAGAGATGGGAATTTCCTGTTCTTCCCTGGG
- the LOC133877830 gene encoding cyclin-J18-like isoform X5 → MNYQLPASSFHSTDMRLRLIQFLMRSTQELEVSPNVKYAALSFFADRFYPSLSRLAQGDDTANWLLQPIRESNLQLFALISLWISSKIHDSRPLSVKSLKSLGDKTIKEQHFTTRDFLEAELVLLQETMLSYSFKSFIFISREWPKLGRFWTLKHAWISWIFSMKRMRHQSVIVLLVLLLHQSWLLHMSLRSLNRDGNFLFFPGGHSWKEKNLLEV, encoded by the exons ATGAATTATCAGCTTCCCGCTTCCAGTTTCCACAGCACAGACATGCGGCTTCGACTGATACAGTTCCTCATGCGATCCACTCAG gaactcgAAGTCTCGCCGAATGTCAAATACGCCGCATTATCATTCTTCGCTGATCGATTCTACCCCTCTTTGTCCAG GTTGGCACAAGGCGATGACACGGCAAACTGGCTTTTGCAACCAATAAGAGAGAGCAATTTGCAGTTGTTTGCGCTTATTTCTCTATGGATTTCAAGCAAA ATACATGATTCTCGTCCACTGTCTGTGAAAAGTTTGAAGTCTTTGGGAGACAAGACTATCAAGGAACAACATTTTACTACTCGAGATTTCTTAGAAGCA GAGTTGGTCTTATTGCAG GAAACAATGCTTTCATATTCTTTCAAGAGCTTTATATTCATTTCAA GGGAGTGGCCAAAGTTGGGGAGGTTTTGGACTTTGAAGCATGCATGGATATCATGGATCTTCTCTATGAAAAGGATGAGACATCAATCTGTTATAGTCCTCCTTGTTCTCTTGCTGCATCAATCTTG GTTGCTTCATATGTCATTACGGTCCCTAAACAGAGATGGGAATTTCCTGTTCTTCCCTGGG GGACATTCATGGAAGGAGAAGAATTTGCTTGAAGTGTAA
- the LOC133877830 gene encoding cyclin-J18-like isoform X7: MNYQLPASSFHSTDMRLRLIQFLMRSTQELEVSPNVKYAALSFFADRFYPSLSRLAQGDDTANWLLQPIRESNLQLFALISLWISSKIHDSRPLSVKSLKSLGDKTIKEQHFTTRDFLEAELVLLQETMLSYSFKSFIFISREWPKLGRFWTLKHAWISWIFSMKRMRHQSVIVLLVLLLHQSWLLHMSLRSLNRDGNFLFFPG; encoded by the exons ATGAATTATCAGCTTCCCGCTTCCAGTTTCCACAGCACAGACATGCGGCTTCGACTGATACAGTTCCTCATGCGATCCACTCAG gaactcgAAGTCTCGCCGAATGTCAAATACGCCGCATTATCATTCTTCGCTGATCGATTCTACCCCTCTTTGTCCAG GTTGGCACAAGGCGATGACACGGCAAACTGGCTTTTGCAACCAATAAGAGAGAGCAATTTGCAGTTGTTTGCGCTTATTTCTCTATGGATTTCAAGCAAA ATACATGATTCTCGTCCACTGTCTGTGAAAAGTTTGAAGTCTTTGGGAGACAAGACTATCAAGGAACAACATTTTACTACTCGAGATTTCTTAGAAGCA GAGTTGGTCTTATTGCAG GAAACAATGCTTTCATATTCTTTCAAGAGCTTTATATTCATTTCAA GGGAGTGGCCAAAGTTGGGGAGGTTTTGGACTTTGAAGCATGCATGGATATCATGGATCTTCTCTATGAAAAGGATGAGACATCAATCTGTTATAGTCCTCCTTGTTCTCTTGCTGCATCAATCTTG GTTGCTTCATATGTCATTACGGTCCCTAAACAGAGATGGGAATTTCCTGTTCTTCCCTGGG
- the LOC133877830 gene encoding cyclin-J18 isoform X3, with translation MNYQLPASSFHSTDMRLRLIQFLMRSTQELEVSPNVKYAALSFFADRFYPSLSRLAQGDDTANWLLQPIRESNLQLFALISLWISSKIHDSRPLSVKSLKSLGDKTIKEQHFTTRDFLEAELVLLQVLDFEIGTGNNAFIFFQELYIHFKGVAKVGEVLDFEACMDIMDLLYEKDETSICYSPPCSLAASILVASYVITVPKQRWEFPVLPWGTFMEGEEFA, from the exons ATGAATTATCAGCTTCCCGCTTCCAGTTTCCACAGCACAGACATGCGGCTTCGACTGATACAGTTCCTCATGCGATCCACTCAG gaactcgAAGTCTCGCCGAATGTCAAATACGCCGCATTATCATTCTTCGCTGATCGATTCTACCCCTCTTTGTCCAG GTTGGCACAAGGCGATGACACGGCAAACTGGCTTTTGCAACCAATAAGAGAGAGCAATTTGCAGTTGTTTGCGCTTATTTCTCTATGGATTTCAAGCAAA ATACATGATTCTCGTCCACTGTCTGTGAAAAGTTTGAAGTCTTTGGGAGACAAGACTATCAAGGAACAACATTTTACTACTCGAGATTTCTTAGAAGCA GAGTTGGTCTTATTGCAG GTGTTGGATTTTGAGATTGGTACAGGAAACAATGCTTTCATATTCTTTCAAGAGCTTTATATTCATTTCAA GGGAGTGGCCAAAGTTGGGGAGGTTTTGGACTTTGAAGCATGCATGGATATCATGGATCTTCTCTATGAAAAGGATGAGACATCAATCTGTTATAGTCCTCCTTGTTCTCTTGCTGCATCAATCTTG GTTGCTTCATATGTCATTACGGTCCCTAAACAGAGATGGGAATTTCCTGTTCTTCCCTGGG GGACATTCATGGAAGGAGAAGAATTTGCTTGA